The Streptomyces sp. NBC_01689 genome includes a window with the following:
- a CDS encoding STAS domain-containing protein, with protein MTALPHPSFTLTAEAGPGTAHLHLVGELDYETSDELLQHTDRCLAGQPDLTDLHLDCAELRFCDSMGLSTLLTIHRKTTARHIRLHLDNPPPFLERILNTTGVRQLFPQMYASRRTEQALADGRTPPHTL; from the coding sequence ATGACCGCCCTGCCCCACCCCTCCTTCACCCTCACCGCTGAAGCCGGCCCGGGCACCGCACACCTCCACCTCGTCGGTGAACTCGACTACGAGACCAGCGACGAACTCCTCCAGCACACCGACCGATGCCTCGCGGGGCAGCCGGACTTGACCGACCTGCACCTCGACTGCGCGGAACTCCGGTTCTGCGACTCCATGGGCCTCTCCACCCTGCTGACGATCCACCGCAAGACCACCGCGCGACACATACGGCTGCACCTCGACAACCCGCCCCCGTTCCTGGAACGCATCCTGAACACCACCGGAGTCCGGCAGCTCTTCCCGCAGATGTACGCGTCCCGGCGCACCGAGCAGGCGCTCGCCGACGGACGCACACCGCCCCACACCCTCTGA
- a CDS encoding MFS transporter, whose translation MPLAAQDTGTDTVLGGRYRALTLAMVSVVLLIAFEATAVGTAMPVAARELDGLPLYAFAFSGYFTTSLFAMVVSGQWSDRTGPLAPLVTGIGAFAAGLVVSGTAQSMWPFVLGRAVQGIGGGLVIVALYVVVGLAYPERLRPAVMAAFAASWVLPSIIGPLVAGTVTEQFGWRWVFLAIPVLVVLPLLVGLPALRRASLQRPPDDRAAPDRRRLGLALAVSAGAGLLQYAGQDLRPLSLLFAAAGAALVVPAALRLLPPGTFRAARGLPSVVLLRGVASGTFLGAESFVPLMLVTQRHMSPTLAGLSLAGGGVTWGIGSWIQGRPRFEAHRERMVVLGTFLMAAAIAGAALPLLDSAPAWSAAAAWAVGGLGAGLVISSLSVILFKLSPPSEAGANSAALQVSDALSSVVLVAAAGTAFAALGGAKGAFTAVLLPLAALSLAGAGVAARLRPKTG comes from the coding sequence ATGCCCCTCGCCGCCCAGGACACCGGCACCGACACCGTTCTGGGCGGCCGCTACCGCGCGCTGACCCTCGCGATGGTCTCGGTCGTCCTGCTCATCGCCTTCGAAGCCACCGCCGTCGGCACGGCGATGCCCGTCGCCGCGCGTGAGCTGGACGGGCTGCCGCTGTACGCCTTCGCCTTCTCCGGGTACTTCACCACCTCGCTGTTCGCGATGGTCGTCAGCGGCCAGTGGTCAGACCGCACCGGCCCACTGGCGCCGCTGGTCACCGGCATCGGCGCCTTCGCCGCCGGACTGGTCGTCTCCGGCACCGCCCAGTCCATGTGGCCGTTCGTGCTGGGACGCGCCGTGCAGGGCATCGGCGGCGGGCTCGTCATCGTCGCCCTGTACGTCGTCGTCGGCCTCGCCTACCCCGAACGCCTGCGGCCCGCCGTGATGGCCGCCTTCGCCGCGTCCTGGGTGCTGCCCTCCATAATCGGCCCGCTCGTGGCCGGCACGGTCACCGAGCAGTTCGGCTGGCGCTGGGTCTTCCTCGCCATCCCCGTGCTCGTCGTGCTCCCCCTGCTCGTCGGCCTGCCCGCGCTGCGCCGCGCGTCCCTGCAGCGGCCTCCGGACGACCGCGCGGCCCCCGACCGCCGTCGGCTGGGCCTGGCTCTCGCCGTCTCCGCCGGCGCCGGACTGCTCCAGTACGCCGGACAGGACCTGCGTCCGCTGTCGCTGCTCTTCGCGGCGGCGGGCGCCGCGCTCGTCGTCCCGGCCGCGCTGAGACTGCTGCCCCCCGGCACCTTCCGCGCGGCCCGTGGACTGCCGTCCGTGGTGCTGCTGCGCGGTGTGGCCTCCGGCACGTTCCTGGGCGCGGAGAGCTTCGTCCCGCTGATGCTCGTCACGCAGCGGCACATGTCCCCGACGCTCGCCGGGCTCTCCCTGGCAGGCGGCGGCGTCACCTGGGGCATCGGCTCCTGGATCCAGGGTCGCCCCCGCTTCGAGGCCCACCGCGAGCGCATGGTCGTCCTCGGCACCTTCCTCATGGCCGCCGCGATCGCCGGTGCCGCCCTGCCGCTCCTGGACTCCGCCCCCGCCTGGAGCGCGGCCGCCGCGTGGGCGGTGGGCGGCCTGGGCGCGGGCCTGGTCATCTCCTCCCTGAGTGTCATCCTCTTCAAGCTCTCGCCGCCCTCCGAGGCCGGTGCCAACTCCGCCGCGCTCCAGGTCTCCGACGCCCTGTCCAGCGTCGTCCTCGTCGCCGCCGCGGGCACCGCCTTCGCCGCCCTCGGCGGCGCGAAGGGCGCCTTCACGGCCGTCCTCCTCCCGCTGGCGGCGCTCTCCCTCGCGGGCGCCGGCGTCGCGGCACGGCTCCGTCCGAAAACCGGGTGA
- a CDS encoding SigE family RNA polymerase sigma factor has protein sequence MQLTLALPWWARLLRRARTTPSPAAGTPYTGRRFGHPRPVAGRDGEDDAPTLADLYRTRRLDMVRLATFLVDDLHTAEDVVQDAFAAVCRRHGERLDDLQDAHAYLHTAVVNAARSVLRRRRTARTYTPPHQGPGAPVDEPLLLAEEHRQVFDALARLTARQREVLVLRYWSDLTEAQIAETLGISRGTVKSTASRALATLEKLLEVDR, from the coding sequence ATGCAGCTCACCCTTGCCCTGCCCTGGTGGGCCCGGTTACTGCGCCGCGCCCGGACCACCCCGTCCCCGGCAGCGGGCACGCCGTACACCGGCCGACGATTCGGACACCCGCGTCCGGTGGCCGGCCGGGACGGCGAGGACGATGCCCCCACACTCGCCGACCTGTACCGGACGCGTCGGCTCGACATGGTCCGCCTGGCGACCTTCCTGGTGGACGACCTGCACACCGCCGAGGACGTCGTCCAGGACGCCTTCGCCGCCGTCTGCCGCCGGCACGGCGAACGCCTGGACGACCTCCAGGACGCGCACGCCTACCTCCACACCGCGGTGGTCAACGCCGCCCGCTCGGTCCTGCGCCGCCGGCGCACCGCGCGCACGTACACCCCGCCCCACCAGGGACCAGGGGCACCGGTCGACGAACCGCTGCTGCTCGCCGAGGAACACCGGCAGGTCTTCGACGCCCTGGCCCGGCTCACCGCCCGCCAGCGCGAAGTCCTGGTCCTGCGTTACTGGTCCGACCTGACCGAGGCGCAGATCGCCGAGACCCTCGGCATCTCCCGCGGCACCGTCAAGTCCACCGCGAGCCGTGCGCTCGCCACCCTGGAAAAGCTCTTGGAGGTGGACCGATGA
- a CDS encoding alpha/beta fold hydrolase: MHSGGPGVHPEYLRMPDLESRMTMVHIDPVGSGDSDLLPDGDYSMSRYAGFAAAVLDDLGAPTAYFLGHSHGGFVGLQFALDHPERLDGLVLYDTAPLNGRELRETATREMAAFARRRADRPEAAEARRVWDEVNVTRTRKVTDHDGYAAYLRAILPAYFADHCETAGRTGGSPRLRGTHDPNRLPADWDVRDRLGAIGTPALVIVGAHDFICPPKWARQMHDALPDARLCELSGSGHFGHIEEPALFATAVLDFVHGQEAVRGRAARDAAPVDAHHRGTRPAASPDLPTHPRREGHAMTSEISPEILEKTEAEEMYEYEAGVAEPARSTWGLAATRLGGGVVLAMRDDPSNYWNKALGFGFDEPVTLDLMEQVIAFYRERDVPRATIQLAPSVIPEDWPFICEKLGIEGSHSIRKLAVDVESALVAAARAELDEGLTVGPVDRSDAAEWAAVLPPAMGMPAQGTQEMAAASVGRPGWHTFAVREAGTVVAMATLRVAGEVGSLFAGCTMPAARGRGAQSALIAARVRAAKDAGCRTLVVETFDEPPGTHNSSYQNLLRAGFTLQYSRRNWDWTNRS; the protein is encoded by the coding sequence GTGCACTCGGGCGGCCCCGGAGTGCACCCTGAGTACCTCCGTATGCCCGATCTCGAAAGCCGGATGACGATGGTCCACATCGACCCCGTCGGCTCCGGTGACAGCGACCTGCTGCCCGACGGCGACTACTCGATGTCCCGGTACGCGGGCTTCGCGGCGGCCGTCCTGGACGACCTCGGCGCTCCGACAGCGTACTTCCTGGGCCATTCGCACGGCGGCTTCGTCGGCCTCCAGTTCGCTCTGGATCACCCGGAGCGTCTCGACGGCCTGGTCCTCTACGACACCGCACCCCTGAACGGCCGCGAACTGAGGGAGACCGCCACCCGGGAGATGGCGGCCTTCGCGCGGCGCCGGGCGGACCGCCCGGAGGCGGCCGAGGCCCGTCGGGTCTGGGACGAGGTCAACGTGACCAGGACACGGAAGGTCACCGACCACGACGGCTATGCCGCCTACCTGCGCGCGATCCTGCCCGCCTACTTCGCCGACCACTGTGAGACGGCGGGCCGGACGGGTGGGAGCCCGCGACTGCGCGGTACCCACGACCCGAACCGGCTCCCGGCCGACTGGGACGTACGCGACAGACTCGGCGCGATCGGCACCCCGGCGCTCGTGATCGTCGGCGCCCACGACTTCATCTGCCCGCCGAAGTGGGCGCGGCAGATGCACGACGCGCTCCCGGACGCCCGCTTGTGCGAACTGAGCGGCAGCGGTCACTTCGGGCACATCGAGGAACCGGCCCTGTTCGCCACGGCCGTCCTCGACTTCGTGCACGGTCAGGAGGCGGTACGCGGGCGGGCAGCCCGCGATGCCGCCCCGGTCGACGCACACCACCGGGGGACCCGCCCGGCGGCATCGCCGGACCTCCCCACCCACCCACGACGCGAAGGACACGCCATGACGTCGGAGATCTCCCCCGAAATCCTCGAGAAGACCGAGGCCGAGGAGATGTACGAGTACGAGGCGGGGGTCGCCGAACCCGCCCGTTCCACCTGGGGACTGGCCGCGACAAGGCTGGGCGGCGGAGTCGTGCTGGCCATGCGCGACGACCCCAGCAACTACTGGAACAAGGCCCTCGGGTTCGGCTTCGACGAACCCGTGACCCTCGACCTCATGGAACAGGTCATCGCCTTCTACCGCGAGCGTGACGTCCCGCGCGCCACGATCCAGCTGGCCCCTTCGGTGATCCCCGAGGACTGGCCGTTCATCTGCGAGAAGCTCGGCATCGAGGGCAGCCATTCCATCCGCAAGCTCGCCGTCGACGTCGAGTCGGCTCTGGTCGCCGCCGCGCGTGCGGAGCTGGACGAAGGCCTCACGGTGGGACCGGTGGACCGGTCCGATGCCGCCGAATGGGCCGCGGTACTGCCGCCGGCCATGGGCATGCCCGCTCAGGGCACGCAGGAGATGGCGGCCGCCTCGGTCGGCCGACCCGGTTGGCACACCTTCGCGGTCCGTGAGGCCGGCACCGTCGTCGCGATGGCGACCCTGCGCGTCGCCGGTGAGGTGGGGAGCCTCTTCGCGGGCTGCACCATGCCCGCGGCCCGTGGACGCGGCGCCCAGTCCGCCCTGATCGCGGCCAGGGTGCGCGCGGCGAAGGACGCGGGCTGCCGGACGCTCGTCGTGGAGACGTTCGACGAGCCGCCGGGCACGCACAACTCGTCGTACCAGAACCTGCTCCGGGCCGGTTTCACCCTGCAGTACTCCCGTCGCAACTGGGACTGGACCAACCGCTCCTGA
- a CDS encoding RNA polymerase sigma factor, translating to MTDLLADAGPRDSELVHAACAGDAGSLGLLLARHRAGMYAVALAVLGHGPDAEDAVQEAALVALRRIGDVRDPDAVGPWLRTVVRNLCRARLRTGSDLLVADPATVLAERRQDGPPDPAEVLERHALRDWVWTALEDLSPPLRLVAMLRYFTSATSYEDIAALCGTPVGTVRSRLSQARKKLAEALLAQAERTYDDAAALTALHRRIAETTMASAHDGRLASALAEWWSPRTDIAWPTGKRTGIDYLPGSMDRDLSDGVRHELLNVVASRDVVIWEAALISPPEDPFHCPPGVVWVHFMEKGRFGRIRLHHPRGR from the coding sequence ATGACCGATCTTCTGGCCGACGCGGGGCCGCGCGACTCCGAACTGGTGCACGCGGCGTGCGCGGGAGACGCGGGGTCCCTCGGTCTCCTGCTCGCCAGGCACCGGGCCGGCATGTACGCGGTGGCGCTCGCGGTGCTGGGCCATGGCCCGGACGCCGAGGACGCCGTACAGGAAGCGGCGCTCGTCGCGCTGCGACGCATAGGCGACGTACGGGACCCCGACGCCGTCGGCCCGTGGCTGCGGACGGTGGTGCGCAACCTGTGCCGCGCCCGGCTGCGCACCGGGTCGGACCTCCTGGTGGCCGACCCCGCGACCGTGCTCGCCGAGCGCCGGCAGGACGGTCCGCCGGACCCCGCCGAAGTCCTTGAGCGGCATGCGCTGCGAGACTGGGTCTGGACCGCGTTGGAGGATCTTTCGCCCCCGTTGCGACTGGTCGCGATGTTGCGGTACTTCACCTCCGCCACGTCCTACGAGGACATCGCGGCGCTGTGCGGCACGCCCGTCGGAACCGTGCGCAGTCGGCTCAGCCAGGCACGGAAGAAGCTGGCCGAGGCGCTGCTGGCCCAGGCGGAGCGTACCTACGACGATGCCGCCGCGCTGACGGCGTTGCACCGCAGGATCGCCGAGACGACCATGGCGTCGGCCCACGACGGCCGGCTCGCCTCGGCCCTCGCGGAGTGGTGGTCGCCTCGCACCGACATCGCCTGGCCGACCGGCAAGCGCACGGGCATCGACTACCTCCCCGGCTCCATGGACCGGGACCTGTCCGACGGCGTCCGCCACGAGCTGCTGAACGTGGTGGCGAGCCGGGACGTGGTGATCTGGGAGGCGGCCCTGATCAGCCCTCCGGAGGATCCGTTCCACTGCCCGCCGGGCGTGGTCTGGGTGCACTTCATGGAGAAGGGCCGGTTCGGAAGGATCCGCCTGCACCATCCGCGCGGCCGCTGA
- a CDS encoding cobalamin B12-binding domain-containing protein — protein sequence MTGHGPDTVGTQALRGLLWTAVTGRDEYRAADVVFAALEDGLSAEAILLDVIAPVQARVGTEWAANRMSVAQEHAASAITERIIAALAHHPATRTPPTRSRVTVACVDQEWHALPARLLAEVLTLRGWQVDFLGAQVPTPHLIAHLHNSGADAVALSSSIPSRLPAAHAAITACQAIGVPVLVGGAAFGTDGRYARLLGANAWAPDARAAARRLADGIPAPDLATGRQQIDDLPHLADQEYTLVARSQGQLVKEVLTQLEAGFPAMAAYTAHQRERTAEDIAHIVEFLTVALYTDDDDLFTTFITWTAGILSARHVPARSLHPALNTLATELKDFPRSTRLIDQARRALDNAPAPAGTHPGAPA from the coding sequence GTGACAGGGCACGGCCCCGACACCGTCGGCACCCAGGCCCTGCGAGGCCTGCTCTGGACCGCCGTGACCGGCCGTGACGAATACCGGGCCGCGGACGTCGTCTTCGCCGCCCTGGAGGACGGCCTGAGCGCGGAAGCGATCCTGCTGGACGTCATCGCCCCCGTACAGGCGAGAGTCGGCACGGAGTGGGCGGCCAACCGTATGAGCGTGGCGCAGGAACACGCGGCGAGCGCCATCACCGAACGCATCATCGCCGCCCTCGCCCACCACCCCGCCACCCGCACCCCGCCCACCCGGAGCCGCGTCACCGTGGCCTGCGTGGACCAGGAATGGCACGCCCTGCCCGCCCGCCTCCTCGCCGAGGTCCTCACCCTGCGCGGCTGGCAGGTCGACTTCCTCGGCGCCCAGGTACCCACTCCCCACCTCATCGCCCACCTCCACAACAGCGGTGCGGACGCGGTCGCGCTCTCCTCCTCGATACCCAGCCGACTGCCCGCCGCCCACGCCGCGATCACCGCCTGCCAGGCCATCGGCGTACCCGTTCTCGTGGGCGGGGCCGCCTTCGGGACCGACGGCCGCTACGCCCGTCTGCTCGGGGCCAACGCCTGGGCCCCGGACGCACGCGCCGCGGCCCGGCGACTCGCCGACGGCATCCCCGCCCCCGACCTCGCCACCGGCCGGCAGCAGATCGACGACCTGCCCCACCTGGCCGACCAGGAGTACACCCTCGTGGCCCGGTCCCAGGGACAACTGGTCAAGGAAGTCCTCACACAGCTCGAGGCCGGCTTCCCCGCGATGGCCGCCTACACCGCGCACCAGCGCGAACGCACCGCTGAGGACATCGCGCACATCGTCGAGTTCCTGACCGTCGCCCTCTACACCGATGACGACGACCTCTTCACCACGTTCATCACCTGGACCGCAGGCATCCTCAGCGCACGCCACGTCCCCGCCCGGTCCCTGCACCCCGCCCTGAACACCCTGGCAACCGAACTCAAGGACTTCCCCCGATCCACCCGGCTGATCGACCAGGCCCGCCGGGCCCTGGACAACGCACCCGCACCAGCCGGCACACACCCCGGAGCACCCGCATGA
- a CDS encoding NAD(P)-dependent alcohol dehydrogenase, whose translation MTTTTTAYAALAPKSRLERTTIERRAVGEFDIQIAVKYVGICHSDIHQVDEGWGKSIFPMVPGHEIAGIVSEVGPGVTKFRAGDRVGVGCMVDSCRTCENCKAGNEQYCTGGGMVGTYNAIGKDGRPTYGGYSRAIVVDENYVVRIPDALSLDIAAPLLCAGITTYSPLRHFGAGPGVKVAVLGMGGLGHLAVKIAHSLGAEVTVLSQSLRKQDDGLKLGADHYRATSDPRTFEDLKGTFDLVLSTVSAPLDFGAYLSLLKTDGALVNVGIPEEPISLNLFSVIIGRKSLAGSAIGGIAETQEMLDFCAQHGFGAEIELIRAEQINEAYERLLQGDVRYRFVVDADTI comes from the coding sequence ATGACTACCACCACAACGGCCTATGCCGCGCTCGCTCCCAAGTCTCGGCTGGAGCGCACCACCATCGAACGTCGTGCAGTGGGCGAGTTCGACATACAGATCGCTGTCAAGTACGTCGGCATCTGCCACTCCGACATCCACCAGGTCGACGAGGGCTGGGGCAAGTCCATCTTCCCGATGGTGCCGGGCCACGAGATCGCCGGCATCGTCTCCGAGGTCGGCCCCGGCGTCACCAAGTTCCGGGCGGGCGACCGAGTGGGCGTCGGCTGCATGGTCGACTCCTGCCGCACCTGCGAGAACTGCAAGGCCGGCAACGAGCAGTACTGCACGGGTGGCGGGATGGTCGGCACGTACAACGCGATCGGGAAGGACGGCCGACCCACCTACGGCGGCTACTCCCGGGCCATTGTCGTCGACGAGAACTACGTGGTCCGCATCCCCGACGCACTCTCCCTCGACATCGCCGCACCGCTGCTGTGCGCCGGTATCACCACCTACTCACCACTGCGGCACTTCGGAGCCGGCCCCGGCGTGAAGGTGGCAGTCCTGGGCATGGGCGGCCTCGGCCACCTGGCCGTGAAAATCGCCCATTCCCTCGGCGCCGAAGTGACCGTCCTCTCGCAGTCCCTGCGCAAGCAGGACGACGGCCTGAAGCTGGGAGCGGACCACTACCGCGCCACCAGCGACCCGCGGACCTTCGAGGATCTGAAGGGCACCTTCGACCTTGTCCTCTCCACTGTCTCGGCGCCACTCGACTTCGGCGCCTACCTGTCCCTGCTGAAGACCGACGGCGCCCTGGTGAACGTGGGCATCCCCGAGGAGCCGATCTCCCTCAACCTCTTCTCCGTGATCATCGGCCGAAAGTCCCTCGCCGGTTCAGCGATCGGCGGCATCGCGGAGACTCAGGAGATGCTGGACTTCTGTGCCCAGCACGGCTTCGGTGCCGAGATCGAGCTGATCCGTGCCGAGCAGATCAACGAGGCGTACGAGCGCCTGCTGCAAGGCGACGTGCGTTACCGCTTCGTCGTCGACGCGGACACGATCTGA
- a CDS encoding PP2C family protein-serine/threonine phosphatase — MASTEGIRVTGTEQHRTSGLWALAPCPVIVADAAGGVVEVNPAASLLLDGAVPGAGMSDAAPRWLADAHQDVLVPARAARGHQDVEVLAPVSGRIAERSFVAHPTRDQGGNVVWWLVDDTDRRLAEDALATERERTRFLAEASNVLLASLNTERCMAATAQLAAEHLADVAIVVTPSSRRKMPVATAIAGQDVTRALITADPSLVPGLSEALQGFPPVASRWIDPTTLPDWIVPDGFGGTIGSVVVTPLPGHGVPAGALILLRVADHAAFSENEEIFARLFAARAGAALSAALLYSEQSAITQTLMRDLLPPRLRRLNGVEIAGGYRPAGARERVGGDFYDVHPGSTPADASLVVLGDVCGKGLDAAVLTGKIRNTLQALLPMADDHGRMLELLNGALLTSHHARFATMVMASVQRTDDHVRLRLTSAGHPVPLVVRAGGGVEEVPTHGTLIGALRTIAVHSADVVLRPGETCLLYTDGFTEARGGPRGDELFGEERLKRALSECADMPAEAVVEHIQMLASQWLRDAGHDDMAVVAISAPRTTRLSAVDGHTRGRYTA, encoded by the coding sequence ATGGCCTCTACCGAGGGCATCCGCGTGACCGGAACCGAGCAGCACCGTACGTCCGGCCTGTGGGCTCTGGCCCCCTGCCCCGTGATCGTGGCCGACGCGGCGGGCGGCGTCGTGGAAGTCAACCCCGCCGCCTCCCTCCTGCTGGACGGCGCGGTACCGGGAGCCGGCATGTCGGACGCGGCTCCGAGGTGGCTGGCGGACGCCCACCAGGACGTGCTCGTACCCGCGCGGGCGGCCCGCGGCCACCAGGACGTCGAGGTCCTCGCCCCGGTGTCGGGGCGGATCGCGGAGCGCAGCTTCGTGGCGCACCCCACCCGGGACCAGGGCGGAAACGTGGTGTGGTGGCTGGTCGACGACACCGACCGGCGGCTCGCCGAGGACGCGCTCGCCACCGAGCGCGAACGCACCCGATTCCTCGCGGAGGCGTCCAATGTCCTGCTCGCCTCGTTGAACACCGAGCGGTGCATGGCCGCCACCGCGCAGCTGGCCGCCGAACATCTCGCGGACGTGGCGATCGTCGTCACCCCGTCGTCCCGCAGGAAGATGCCCGTCGCGACCGCGATCGCGGGCCAGGACGTCACCCGCGCCCTGATCACGGCCGACCCGTCCCTCGTCCCGGGCCTCAGCGAGGCGCTGCAGGGGTTCCCCCCGGTGGCCTCACGCTGGATCGACCCCACGACACTGCCCGACTGGATCGTCCCGGACGGTTTCGGCGGAACGATCGGGTCCGTCGTCGTGACCCCTCTGCCCGGCCACGGCGTGCCCGCCGGGGCGCTGATCCTGCTGCGCGTGGCGGACCACGCCGCGTTCAGCGAGAACGAGGAGATCTTCGCCCGGCTGTTCGCCGCCCGCGCCGGCGCGGCCCTGTCCGCGGCCCTCCTCTACAGCGAGCAGAGCGCCATAACGCAGACCCTGATGCGCGATCTGCTGCCCCCGCGACTGCGACGGCTCAACGGGGTGGAGATCGCCGGCGGCTACCGGCCGGCCGGAGCCAGGGAGCGGGTGGGCGGCGACTTCTACGACGTCCACCCCGGCAGCACCCCGGCCGACGCGTCGCTGGTGGTCCTGGGCGACGTGTGCGGCAAGGGCCTGGACGCGGCGGTCCTGACCGGCAAGATCCGCAACACCCTGCAGGCGCTCCTGCCGATGGCCGACGATCACGGGCGGATGCTCGAGCTCCTCAACGGCGCGCTCCTGACCTCCCACCACGCCCGCTTCGCGACCATGGTGATGGCCTCGGTGCAACGCACCGACGACCACGTGCGGCTGCGCCTCACCTCGGCGGGCCACCCCGTGCCCCTGGTGGTCCGTGCGGGGGGCGGCGTCGAGGAGGTTCCCACCCACGGGACCCTGATCGGAGCCCTCCGGACGATCGCGGTGCACTCCGCCGACGTCGTCCTGCGACCGGGCGAGACCTGCCTGCTCTACACCGATGGATTCACCGAGGCCCGCGGCGGACCGCGCGGCGACGAGCTGTTCGGCGAAGAGCGCCTGAAACGAGCCCTCTCGGAGTGCGCCGACATGCCCGCGGAGGCCGTCGTCGAGCACATCCAGATGCTCGCCTCCCAGTGGCTGCGCGACGCCGGCCACGACGACATGGCCGTCGTCGCGATCAGCGCCCCCCGCACGACCCGGCTCAGCGCCGTGGACGGCCACACCCGAGGCAGGTACACCGCGTGA
- a CDS encoding epimerase yields the protein MTGTADGLDLGVGDAGDACHYAIGTSSAGVTETHRTRITRDCALAAAHTLPDAGTQPAFICVSGRKADSTERGFVMWARVRGAAHNAFLALPMRAHVLRPGYIRLLDDARASSAPARAFYAATSPLFPVLRRALPDRATSTTAIERAAIVLGRPENMESTIASSRDINRLAGM from the coding sequence GTGACCGGCACAGCGGACGGCCTCGACTTGGGCGTCGGTGATGCGGGGGACGCCTGCCACTACGCGATCGGTACCTCATCCGCAGGCGTCACCGAGACTCACCGCACCCGCATCACCCGCGACTGCGCGCTCGCGGCGGCGCACACCCTGCCGGATGCGGGCACCCAGCCCGCCTTCATCTGCGTCTCCGGACGCAAGGCCGACAGCACCGAGCGGGGCTTCGTGATGTGGGCACGGGTCAGGGGCGCAGCTCACAACGCATTTCTCGCCCTTCCGATGCGCGCCCATGTGCTGCGGCCCGGCTACATCCGACTCCTCGACGACGCCCGCGCCTCCTCCGCGCCGGCGCGGGCCTTCTACGCGGCGACGAGCCCGCTCTTTCCGGTACTGCGCCGGGCCCTCCCCGACCGGGCCACCTCCACCACGGCCATCGAACGCGCGGCGATCGTCCTCGGCCGGCCCGAGAACATGGAGTCCACCATCGCGAGCAGCCGCGACATCAACCGGCTTGCCGGGATGTGA
- a CDS encoding SDR family NAD(P)-dependent oxidoreductase — protein MRTPFGEESTAAEVVAGIDLSGKRAVVTGAASGLGTETARALAGAGASVTLAVRDTDAGERAAAGIREATGNDAVHVGRVDLTDKESIAAFTSAWTGPLHILVNNAGVMQLPTLDRTPDGWELQFAANHLGHFALALGLHDGLAAAGDARIVSLSSRGHHASPVEFDDINFTSRPYDPRLGYGQSKTANVLFAVGATNRWAAEGITANAVHPGVILGTNLTRHMEPEQLAQLREAAAAGEFGTFQGAPFRFKSVAQGAATSVLVATSPQLDGIGGRYFEDNNEGEKLSAEAVGKSPGGVAPYAVDPEAAERLWELSLAATDL, from the coding sequence ATCCGCACCCCCTTCGGGGAAGAGTCGACGGCCGCCGAGGTCGTCGCAGGTATTGACCTTTCCGGCAAGCGCGCCGTCGTCACCGGCGCCGCGTCGGGTCTCGGCACCGAGACCGCGCGCGCTCTCGCGGGTGCCGGCGCGTCGGTGACCCTCGCGGTCCGCGACACGGACGCCGGGGAGCGGGCGGCGGCCGGCATACGTGAGGCCACCGGCAACGACGCCGTCCATGTCGGCCGCGTCGACCTCACCGACAAGGAGTCGATCGCCGCCTTCACGAGCGCCTGGACGGGGCCCCTGCACATCCTCGTCAACAACGCCGGCGTGATGCAGCTGCCTACCCTCGATCGCACGCCGGATGGCTGGGAGCTGCAGTTCGCGGCCAACCATCTCGGCCACTTCGCGCTGGCGCTCGGCCTTCACGACGGGCTTGCGGCAGCCGGCGACGCGCGCATCGTGTCGCTGAGCTCCCGAGGCCACCATGCCTCACCCGTCGAGTTCGACGACATCAACTTCACCTCCCGCCCCTACGACCCGCGACTCGGTTACGGACAGTCCAAGACGGCCAACGTCCTCTTCGCGGTCGGGGCGACGAACCGCTGGGCAGCCGAGGGGATCACCGCCAACGCCGTCCACCCCGGCGTCATCCTGGGGACGAACCTGACTCGCCACATGGAGCCGGAACAACTTGCACAACTGCGCGAAGCCGCGGCGGCCGGGGAATTCGGCACCTTCCAGGGCGCGCCGTTCCGGTTCAAGTCGGTCGCTCAGGGCGCCGCCACGAGCGTCCTGGTCGCGACCTCACCCCAGCTGGACGGAATCGGCGGCCGCTATTTCGAGGACAACAACGAGGGGGAGAAGCTGTCGGCCGAGGCCGTGGGGAAGTCTCCCGGCGGCGTGGCCCCGTATGCGGTCGACCCGGAGGCCGCCGAGCGGCTGTGGGAACTGTCACTCGCCGCAACGGACCTGTAA